In the Eremothecium cymbalariae DBVPG#7215 chromosome 7, complete sequence genome, one interval contains:
- the ISA1 gene encoding Fe-binding Fe/S cluster assembly protein ISA1 (similar to Ashbya gossypii AGL033C), translating to MGQLILLARIRAVSETFHKSYFQTVRLQYGYGVLNNSRRFLQTQLKGSGNTSFDKVSLPSAWSFKFVKESGTEKEAAAKNQKKPQITETSKVADKWSKYSLPLKRGGDGHEVDVKQKEVVEKGGEVFASSGNAAANKKKAKRRLRPRKALLTLSPSAIIHLKRLLDKPEPQLVRVGVRNRGCSGLVYDLQYITKPGKFDEIVEQDGVKIVIDSKALFSIVGSEMDWVDDNLQSRFIFKNPNSKGTCGCGESFMV from the coding sequence ATGGGACAACTGATACTGCTTGCTCGTATTCGTGCAGTTTCGGAGACGTTCCATAAATCGTATTTTCAAACTGTTCGTTTACAATATGGATATGGGGTTTTAAACAATTCCAGGAGGTTTTTGCAAACTCAGTTAAAGGGGAGTGGGAATACGTCTTTTGATAAAGTGTCACTTCCGTCTGCATGGTCGTTCAAATTTGTTAAGGAGTCAGGAACGGAGAAAGAGGCTGCTGCAAAGAATCAGAAAAAGCCACAGATAACCGAAACGTCGAAGGTTGCGGATAAATGGTCAAAGTATTCGTTGCCTTTGAAGCGGGGGGGAGATGGGCATGAAGTAGACGTGAAACAAAAGGAGGTGGTGGAGAAGGGGGGAGAAGTTTTTGCATCTAGTGGTAATGCTGCTGCtaacaagaagaaggccaAGAGACGTCTCAGGCCACGGAAAGCTCTATTAACATTATCGCCGAGTGCTATTATACATCTCAAGCGGTTGCTGGATAAGCCAGAGCCACAATTAGTACGCGTTGGTGTCAGAAATCGGGGTTGTTCGGGTTTGGTATATGATCTCCAGTATATTACGAAACCGGGGAAGTTTGACGAAATAGTTGAGCAGGATGGAGTCAAGATTGTCATTGATTCAAAGGCGTTATTTAGCATCGTGGGGAGTGAGATGGACTGGGTTGATGACAATTTACAATCCAGgtttatattcaaaaatccGAATTCCAAAGGAACTTGCGGATGTGGAGAAAGCTTTATGGTTTAG